GTCATCCAAGTCACCATCTCCCGCCTCCAACGTGGCTCCCCAGCCCGTGAAGAAGggcgaagaagacgaggtcaaggccgaCGCCAAACCCGAGGCAGCTAATAAAGCTCCACAGCCCAAGACCGCCTCCACAACTGCTACATCCACATCCACTACATCCACCGCTGCATCTTCGCCTGCCCCCTCGgcaccagctcctccataCGAGAACAACCCTTACATGTTCAGTCGTAGCCACTTCACCCCAAACTTCTCGCGACACCAGAGTGGCAACACTTCGTCCCCCACCCGCATTCTCGGCATCCAGCCACACCCCTTCACCGTCAAGGAACACACCGGAGAGTCCATGAACGAGATTTTCCTCCACAAGGCGCTCGCCTCACACATGCagcctctgctgctgagcctGGACGACCGAAAGAGAGAGATCCCCAGCAAGGTGTACAAGTTCCGAAACCAGCGACAGGTTCCCAAGGCCGAAAATTCGCTGTGGCTCAAGTCTGTGCTGCGACAGCAGACGCACTCAGACATGGACCTCATTCCCCAGGAAATGCTCCAGCAGATGGTGCCCTTCCGGCCTCTCAGTGACGTTACCCGAAAGTTTTGGGACGTCAAGATGAAGGTTGACTTCaagcggcagcagcagcggaAGCAggagccagaagaagaggaggatgactCCTACTGAACGCTTTTTTGAGCGCCGATTTTGTGTCTCACTTATATTCTAGAATGAACCCCGCTATATCATACTGGGAACATTAGAGTCCAGTTCCCACTAACTCATATAACTTATTGATTTATTACGACGTTTTGTACCAACTACTCTAGTTTCCCGATGCATACTTGTTGACGTAATATCGAACCAGACCTTCCATGGCGCTTTCGTCGCCACATCGCACGAGATTGGCTGCGTCAATGTTAAGAGGCGAATCTGGTTCTGGCAGAGATAGCATGGCCGACACTGCGGTGCATGCAGAAGAGATGGTCCATGCTGGGGACCACTGCGTCTTGAGAACGTCAATGCACACCTCTCCGGTTTCAAAGTGGATGTTTGGGTGGCAGATTTTCGTTCGGAAAAACATGGTCGGTGGCTGTAGCGGGTAGTTTTCGGGGATGTTGATTTCCACCTGCCAGAGACCGTTTTCATATGCAGTGCCCTCGGTTCCTCTCATGACGGCAGTCCATTTGTAGAGATTATCGCCGTCGGCTGTGAGCGATGCTAGGCAAGGATTGGGGTCTTTCTTGTATGctgccagctccttgatgagtCGTTTCTGGGAGGCCATTTTCAGAGCGTATGATTGTGCTTGAGTAGATGTTAGGGCGATGGCTAGGGCGGCAAGAGCGAGCTTAAGAGACACAAATGTGACGCAGAAGACAAATAACAGAAATGCGGCGGTAACGAGATAGCTCAGAGAGGTTGCGACGAAAAACCAGACGTTGACGGTGGAGATCCGAGGTAGAGATTTCATGCGATGCAAGCCAtaggtacagtaatatATCACATGCGTCAGTTGGGAGGAGAAAAGTGCTGTGTCACGGGGGTTGGGGTCCAACCTTACACGCACTGTAGCTTAATATCAACGGTCGTCCTGGGGGGCGTTGGAGTAAGGTTTTTACCTTGCATAACCACACAGAATAATCGGCATCGCGATACTTAGACAGCACTACAGTACCACTTCAACACAGCGCACAATTTTATCAACATGTCACACTCACACCCGGTACGGCGAATTCTGTCGCCCAAAGATCTGGAAATATTTGGCGCCAGTGACACAAAAAAGCAAGTGTTTGGGTTCGTGAAGGTGCTCAACTACTATGTGGTGGGCAAGGGCAACTCATACGAGA
This genomic interval from Yarrowia lipolytica chromosome 1E, complete sequence contains the following:
- a CDS encoding uncharacterized protein (Compare to YALI0E04598g, no similarity), producing the protein MYRPTTATRLSVAPCRLIIRHKSSKSPSPASNVAPQPVKKGEEDEVKADAKPEAANKAPQPKTASTTATSTSTTSTAASSPAPSAPAPPYENNPYMFSRSHFTPNFSRHQSGNTSSPTRILGIQPHPFTVKEHTGESMNEIFLHKALASHMQPLLLSLDDRKREIPSKVYKFRNQRQVPKAENSLWLKSVLRQQTHSDMDLIPQEMLQQMVPFRPLSDVTRKFWDVKMKVDFKRQQQRKQEPEEEEDDSY
- a CDS encoding uncharacterized protein (Compare to YALI0E04620g, similar to Saccharomyces cerevisiae PEX4 (YGR133W); ancestral locus Anc_3.495, weakly similar to uniprot|P29340 Saccharomyces cerevisiae YGR133w PAS2 E2 ubiquitin-conjugating enzyme - peroxin and uniprot|P15731 Saccharomyces cerevisiae YBR082c UBC4 E2 ubiquitin-conjugating enzyme) — encoded protein: MKSLPRISTVNVWFFVATSLSYLVTAAFLLFVFCVTFVSLKLALAALAIALTSTQAQSYALKMASQKRLIKELAAYKKDPNPCLASLTADGDNLYKWTAVMRGTEGTAYENGLWQVEINIPENYPLQPPTMFFRTKICHPNIHFETGEVCIDVLKTQWSPAWTISSACTAVSAMLSLPEPDSPLNIDAANLVRCGDESAMEGLVRYYVNKYASGN